The genomic DNA ACGTGAACCATTGGATCTGCTGAACGAAGTCGAAGAAGTCTTAGGGATTGAGACGTATCCAATGAACTGGCCAATGGGCATGGGTAAGGGACTGAAGGGCTTATATGATCGTTATAATCATCGTGTTGAGCTTTACCATAATGAAGCCCATGGTGAAACGTTCTTACCATTAGATGATAATGGCGAACTTGATCCTAGCAATGAATTAACGAAGGATAGTATTTATCGTGATACGTTGGATGAAGTCGAATTGATCAATGAAGCCGGTAATGACTTTGACGAAGCTAAGGTCATGGCCGGAGATATGACACCGGTCTTCTTCGGTTCAGCCCTGACTAATTTTGGGGTCGAAACGTTCTTGAAGACTTATCTCCAGTATGCGCCTAAACCAGCGGCTCATAAGACGCGCGATGATCAAGTGATTCAACCAACTGATGATGAATTTGCCGGTTTTGTCTTCAAGATTCAAGCGAACATGAACCCAAATCACCGTGATCGGATCGCCTTTGTCCGTATCTGTTCTGGCGAGTTTGACCGGGGGATGGACGTGGTCTTGCAGCGAACTGGCAAGAAGATGCGCTTAAACAACTCTACGCAATTCATGGCCGATACCCGTGAAACGGTGGAAACAGCCGTGGCCGGTGATATTGTCGGTCTTTATGATACGGGTAACTTCCAAATTGGAGATACGATTTACGCGGGCAAGAATGCGGTTCAATTCGAAAAATTGCCACAATTTACACCAGAATTGTTCATGCGGGTCACGGCCAAGAACGTCATGAAACAAAAGTCTTTCCATAAAGGGATCGAACAACTGGTTCAAGAAGGGGCCGTGCAATTGTACACGTCGTATTCAACCGGTGACTACATTCTCGGGGCGGTCGGTCAATTGCAATTTGAAGTCTTCAAATTCCGGATGCAAAATGAATATAATTCGGAAGTTGTCATGGAACCAATGGGTAGCAAGACGGCTCGCTGGATTGATCCTGAACAATTGGACGAAAAGATGTCCAGTTCACGGAACTTATTAGTCAAGGATCGCTACGGTGCACCGCTCTTCTTATTCGAGAATGCCTTTGCGGAACGCTGGTTTGCGGATAAGTACCCAGATGTGAAGTTGACGTCGAAGCTGTAGGATCTAGCTAATGCTGCCGGATTTGAGTCAATCGTGATAAGTCACTTTTGGCGCACGTTTTGACAATATTGATAGAAAAATCGTCTCGATTTCTTGAGACGTTATGATCTGAATTAGTCCTTGTCAAGCTGACAGATGAAATAATATAATTTTGTGCTTCACTAAACGGCCTTATTCCAGTATTCTGCTGGGGTAAGGTCGTTTTTTGCTGATGAACGGTCTAGGTTGTTGAATATAGTAGATGCCTTCCGCAACTAATTGCGCTTAGAGCCGGCCTGGTTTCAAGTTGGAACTAACGGAACGGTATCGACGCTTCATTTGATTGTGTTTTAATACAAAGCTGTTATCAACACATGAGACGTTTGTGCC from Lactiplantibacillus paraplantarum includes the following:
- a CDS encoding peptide chain release factor 3; protein product: MNKTELTAAVNTRRTFAIISHPDAGKTTITEQMLLFGGVVRQAGTVKARKSGNFAKSDWMEIEKKRGISVTSSVMQFDYDGKRINILDTPGHEDFSEDTYRTLMAVDSAVMVIDSAKGIEPQTKKLFQICKMRGIPIFTFMNKLDRDGREPLDLLNEVEEVLGIETYPMNWPMGMGKGLKGLYDRYNHRVELYHNEAHGETFLPLDDNGELDPSNELTKDSIYRDTLDEVELINEAGNDFDEAKVMAGDMTPVFFGSALTNFGVETFLKTYLQYAPKPAAHKTRDDQVIQPTDDEFAGFVFKIQANMNPNHRDRIAFVRICSGEFDRGMDVVLQRTGKKMRLNNSTQFMADTRETVETAVAGDIVGLYDTGNFQIGDTIYAGKNAVQFEKLPQFTPELFMRVTAKNVMKQKSFHKGIEQLVQEGAVQLYTSYSTGDYILGAVGQLQFEVFKFRMQNEYNSEVVMEPMGSKTARWIDPEQLDEKMSSSRNLLVKDRYGAPLFLFENAFAERWFADKYPDVKLTSKL